Proteins encoded in a region of the Zea mays cultivar B73 chromosome 2, Zm-B73-REFERENCE-NAM-5.0, whole genome shotgun sequence genome:
- the LOC100502466 gene encoding uncharacterized protein isoform X1 — translation MPLATLLLPSVSTPTAGDHRTHSRRHDHHHGSKRKKKPPPPPSPQPSLPLAPRTPPPPGAPSPKVRAAGKNNHAQYQYQQRRGQPTKNRAAAASSSWEQVKSLLSCRTATAAARVHDPSALARLRGASLCAMRDVVLSSASGDRDTAPLNRRRAPSSSAASGAGSSSHHSSLRGLSGCYECRAIDVEPMSRSVRFRPINLFLKQITMINARLTITRRRYPRPRELCACPQCGEVFTMADSLEHHQAIRHAVSELGPEDSGRNIVDIIFNSSWQKRGRPICHIDRILKVHNAPRTVARFEAYRDAVRSRSRCRAAARVAADGNELLRFHSAPLACALGLGGATALCCAGGASSPCGVCTAIRHGFAPWAGAHPLGVRTTASSARAHDCGCSASPSSVQQTQQPANDAAACRAMLVCRVIAGRVRRGGGGGATSNAADEDQEGPFDSVAVEDAVSSSMYGNLEELFVANPRAILPCFVVIYRVLDA, via the exons ATGCCTCTCGCCACCCTTCTGCTCCCCTCAGTCTCTACGCCCACCGCCGGCGACCACCGCACCCACAGCCGGCGGCATGACCACCACCACGGCAGCAAGCGCAAGaagaagccgccgccgccgccatcacCACAGCCGTCGCTCCCGTTGGCACCGAGAACCCCGCCACCGCCAGGCGCACCAAGCCCCAAGGTCCGTGCGGCGGGCAAGAACAACCACGCCCAGTACCAGTACCAGCAGCGCCGAGGCCAGCCGACGAAGAACAGGGCCGCGGCGGCGTCCTCGTCCTGGGAGCAGGTGAAGAGCCTGCTGAGCTGCCGGaccgcgacggcggcggcgcgcgtgCACGACCCGTCGGCGCTGGCGCGGCTCCGCGGCGCGTCGCTCTGCGCCATGCGCGACGTCGTGCTCTCCTCCGCGTCGGGCGACCGCGACACGGCACCGCTGAACCGCCGCCGCGCCCCGTCCTCCTCCGCTGCCTCTGGCGccggcagcagcagccaccactccTCCCTGCGGGGCCTCTCCGGCTGCTACGAGTGCCGCGCCATCGACGTGGAGCCCATGTCGAGGTCCGTACGATTCCGACCCATCAACCTTTTTTTAAAGCAAATAACCATGATTAATGCACGATTAACGATCACCAGGCGGCGGTACCCGAGGCCGAGGGAGCTGTGCGCGTGCCCGCAGTGCGGCGAGGTGTTCACCATGGCCGACAGCTTGGAGCACCACCAGGCCATTCGCCACGCAG TGTCTGAGCTGGGTCCGGAGGACTCCGGGCGCAACATCGTGGATATCATCTTCAACTCGAGCTGGCAGAAGCGGGGCCGCCCCATCTGCCACATCGACCGCATCCTCAAGGTCCACAACGCCCCGCGCACCGTCGCCCGCTTCGAGGCCTACCGCGACGCCGTCCGCTCCCGCTCCCGCTGCCGCGCCGCCGCCCGGGTAGCGGCCGACGGCAACGAGCTGCTCAGGTTCCACTCCGCGCCGCTCGCGTGCGCGCTCGGCCTCGGCGGCGCGACCGCCCTCTGCTGCGCCGGCGGTGCTTCGTCGCCCTGCGGCGTGTGCACGGCCATCCGGCACGGCTTCGCGCCGTGGGCGGGCGCGCACCCGCTCGGGGTGCGCACCACGGCCAGCAGCGCTCGCGCGCACGACTGCGGCTGCTCGGCTTCTCCATCGTCGGTGCAGCAGACCCAGCAGCCGGCGAACGACGCTGCTGCCTGCCGCGCCATGCTGGTGTGCCGCGTCATCGCCGGCCGGGTCcgtcgcggcggcggcggcggtgccaCGTCGAACGCTGCCGATGAGGATCAGGAAGGCCCGTTCGACTCGGTGGCCGTCGAGGACGCCGTCAGCAGCAGCATGTACGGGAACCTCGAGGAGCTCTTCGTGGCCAACCCCAGGGCCATCCTGCCCTGCTTCGTCGTCATCTACCGCGTCCTTGATGCTTGA
- the LOC100273179 gene encoding uncharacterized LOC100273179 produces MTIQVIAEREHKIRSEVKEIQKVFFCNLCNKQYKLAHEFESHLSSYDHNHRKRFKEMREMQSSSGSRDDRQKREQQREEKELAKIAQLADAHRKQQKDKQEKSETEDAAPKNMAASSNQDQRQTLKFGFSKMAPSKVDISRIPFNLFAFQDFARNVGSMTYKLLRCSLLIGKSCSAVEFLWPQATAASSCRIRLHISFPRTSNI; encoded by the exons ATGACAATCCAGGTCATAGCAGAGCGTGAGCACAAAATCCGCAGTGAAGTCAAGGAGATACAGAAGGTGTTCTTTTGCAACCTCTGCAATAAGCAGTACAAGCTGGCTCATGAATTTGAGAGTCACTTGAGCTCATATGACCACAATCATAGGAAG AGGTTTAAGGAAATGAGAGAAATGCAGAGCAGCAGTGGTAGTCGAGATGACAGACAGAAACGTGAACAACAACGAGAAGAGAAGGAGCTGGCAAAAATTGCTCAACT TGCGGATGCTCATAGGAAGCAGCAGAAGGATAAGCAAGAAAAGTCAGAGACGGAGGATGCGGCACCCAAAAACATGGCAGCCTCTAGCAACCAGGATCAGAGGCAAACCTTGAAGTtcggattctctaaaatggctccttCCAAGGTGGATATCTCGAGGATACCATTCAATTTGTTTGCATTTCAGGACTTTGCTCGAAATGTTGGTTCCATGACCTATAAATTGTTGAGATGTTCGTTGTTGATTGGCAAATCTTGCAGTGCTGTTGAATTTTTGTGGCCACAAGCCACTGCTGCAAGTTCTTGTCGAATTAGACTACATATTTCTTTCCCTAGAACCTCCAATATTTAG
- the LOC100502466 gene encoding uncharacterized protein LOC100502466, protein MPLATLLLPSVSTPTAGDHRTHSRRHDHHHGSKRKKKPPPPPSPQPSLPLAPRTPPPPGAPSPKVRAAGKNNHAQYQYQQRRGQPTKNRAAAASSSWEQVKSLLSCRTATAAARVHDPSALARLRGASLCAMRDVVLSSASGDRDTAPLNRRRAPSSSAASGAGSSSHHSSLRGLSGCYECRAIDVEPMSRRRYPRPRELCACPQCGEVFTMADSLEHHQAIRHAVSELGPEDSGRNIVDIIFNSSWQKRGRPICHIDRILKVHNAPRTVARFEAYRDAVRSRSRCRAAARVAADGNELLRFHSAPLACALGLGGATALCCAGGASSPCGVCTAIRHGFAPWAGAHPLGVRTTASSARAHDCGCSASPSSVQQTQQPANDAAACRAMLVCRVIAGRVRRGGGGGATSNAADEDQEGPFDSVAVEDAVSSSMYGNLEELFVANPRAILPCFVVIYRVLDA, encoded by the exons ATGCCTCTCGCCACCCTTCTGCTCCCCTCAGTCTCTACGCCCACCGCCGGCGACCACCGCACCCACAGCCGGCGGCATGACCACCACCACGGCAGCAAGCGCAAGaagaagccgccgccgccgccatcacCACAGCCGTCGCTCCCGTTGGCACCGAGAACCCCGCCACCGCCAGGCGCACCAAGCCCCAAGGTCCGTGCGGCGGGCAAGAACAACCACGCCCAGTACCAGTACCAGCAGCGCCGAGGCCAGCCGACGAAGAACAGGGCCGCGGCGGCGTCCTCGTCCTGGGAGCAGGTGAAGAGCCTGCTGAGCTGCCGGaccgcgacggcggcggcgcgcgtgCACGACCCGTCGGCGCTGGCGCGGCTCCGCGGCGCGTCGCTCTGCGCCATGCGCGACGTCGTGCTCTCCTCCGCGTCGGGCGACCGCGACACGGCACCGCTGAACCGCCGCCGCGCCCCGTCCTCCTCCGCTGCCTCTGGCGccggcagcagcagccaccactccTCCCTGCGGGGCCTCTCCGGCTGCTACGAGTGCCGCGCCATCGACGTGGAGCCCATGTCGAG GCGGCGGTACCCGAGGCCGAGGGAGCTGTGCGCGTGCCCGCAGTGCGGCGAGGTGTTCACCATGGCCGACAGCTTGGAGCACCACCAGGCCATTCGCCACGCAG TGTCTGAGCTGGGTCCGGAGGACTCCGGGCGCAACATCGTGGATATCATCTTCAACTCGAGCTGGCAGAAGCGGGGCCGCCCCATCTGCCACATCGACCGCATCCTCAAGGTCCACAACGCCCCGCGCACCGTCGCCCGCTTCGAGGCCTACCGCGACGCCGTCCGCTCCCGCTCCCGCTGCCGCGCCGCCGCCCGGGTAGCGGCCGACGGCAACGAGCTGCTCAGGTTCCACTCCGCGCCGCTCGCGTGCGCGCTCGGCCTCGGCGGCGCGACCGCCCTCTGCTGCGCCGGCGGTGCTTCGTCGCCCTGCGGCGTGTGCACGGCCATCCGGCACGGCTTCGCGCCGTGGGCGGGCGCGCACCCGCTCGGGGTGCGCACCACGGCCAGCAGCGCTCGCGCGCACGACTGCGGCTGCTCGGCTTCTCCATCGTCGGTGCAGCAGACCCAGCAGCCGGCGAACGACGCTGCTGCCTGCCGCGCCATGCTGGTGTGCCGCGTCATCGCCGGCCGGGTCcgtcgcggcggcggcggcggtgccaCGTCGAACGCTGCCGATGAGGATCAGGAAGGCCCGTTCGACTCGGTGGCCGTCGAGGACGCCGTCAGCAGCAGCATGTACGGGAACCTCGAGGAGCTCTTCGTGGCCAACCCCAGGGCCATCCTGCCCTGCTTCGTCGTCATCTACCGCGTCCTTGATGCTTGA